The following are encoded in a window of Castanea sativa cultivar Marrone di Chiusa Pesio chromosome 5, ASM4071231v1 genomic DNA:
- the LOC142635061 gene encoding uncharacterized protein LOC142635061, translated as MASSNSTNPSDPTPVQHSPSISNDSTTPNPPNPYFLNSSANPGSILVTQPLLGMKNYKSWSRAIVLALTVKKKIGFVNGKISKPDLDSPLYEDWESYNTMVLSWMINSMHVDVSSSIMYCETAREMWIEFQNVFAQGNGPKIYNLQQEISHISQH; from the coding sequence ATGGCGTCCTCTAATTCAACCAATCCATCTGATCCAACACCAGTCCAACATTCACCATCAATTAGTAATGATTCCACTACTCCTAATCCTCCCAATCCTTATTTCCTCAATTCGAGTGCAAATCCAGGCAGTATCTTGGTTACTCAACCATTGCTTGGAATGAAGAATTACAAATCTTGGTCTAGAGCAATAGTTCTTGCTCTCActgtgaagaagaaaattggTTTTGTTAATGGAAAGATTTCAAAACCAGATTTGGATTCGCCTTTGTATGAAGATTGGGAGAGCTATAACACGATGGTGCTTTCTTGGATGATCAATTCAATGCATGTTGATGTATCCAGTAGCATCATGTACTGTGAAACAGCAAGGGAAATGTGGATTGAGTTTCAAAATGTGTTTGCACAAGGGAATGGTCCCAAAATTTACAACTTGCAACAAGAAATTTCTCACATTTCTCAACACTAG